Proteins from a single region of Lysinibacillus sp. JNUCC-52:
- a CDS encoding CynX/NimT family MFS transporter: MTTNEESTYPSRKINWKGTTLLLVIGVIFLASTLRMPLTVVGPIISFIREDLGISNVLAGFLTTIPLLAFALVSPIAPIVARKLGLELTLFLSTILLALGIVLRSLGTTGLLVFGTMIIGVAISFGNVLIPGLLKLKFPYHVGLLMAFFTMSMNLTAGIGAGISYPIANASLGWQGALAIAIALVVVTILIWIPQLKFNKPEPTVATTKTRIPLWKSPVTWAVTGAMGLQSLLFYTTAAWIPEIYIAQGIAADRAGWMFSIMQISQVPMALAVPIIASKMTSQRPLVLMFTAFYVVGFTGLVMEWTNLAVLWMILLGLAGGASFSLAMMFFTLRTRTAFEAADLSGFAQSLGYLLAAVGPILFGYLHDLFGGWNIAGCLFVVVAVLLFFCSFRASRNEYIN; encoded by the coding sequence TTGACAACTAACGAAGAATCTACTTATCCTAGCAGAAAGATTAACTGGAAGGGCACAACGCTCTTATTAGTTATCGGTGTAATTTTTCTTGCTTCGACATTACGTATGCCATTAACGGTTGTAGGACCAATTATTTCCTTCATTCGTGAGGATCTCGGTATATCTAACGTACTTGCAGGCTTTCTAACAACAATTCCATTGCTTGCATTCGCACTAGTGTCACCTATTGCCCCAATCGTTGCAAGAAAACTAGGACTAGAACTAACTCTTTTTCTATCAACCATTTTATTAGCACTTGGGATTGTACTGCGCTCACTTGGAACAACAGGGTTACTCGTATTCGGTACAATGATAATAGGTGTAGCTATTTCATTTGGTAACGTCCTCATCCCAGGGTTACTTAAATTAAAATTCCCTTATCATGTTGGTTTACTAATGGCATTCTTCACAATGTCCATGAACTTAACGGCTGGTATTGGCGCTGGTATTAGTTATCCTATAGCCAATGCATCTCTTGGCTGGCAAGGTGCACTTGCCATCGCTATAGCTCTTGTCGTCGTGACTATCTTAATTTGGATTCCTCAATTAAAATTTAATAAGCCTGAACCAACTGTAGCTACTACGAAAACTCGTATACCACTGTGGAAATCACCAGTTACTTGGGCAGTCACTGGCGCAATGGGTTTACAATCGTTATTATTTTATACAACTGCAGCTTGGATTCCTGAAATCTATATTGCCCAAGGAATAGCAGCAGATCGTGCAGGTTGGATGTTTTCAATCATGCAAATTTCCCAAGTACCTATGGCTCTAGCTGTACCGATTATCGCTAGTAAAATGACATCACAACGACCTCTCGTTTTGATGTTTACTGCTTTTTATGTTGTCGGCTTTACTGGCCTTGTCATGGAATGGACTAATCTCGCTGTATTGTGGATGATATTGCTAGGATTAGCAGGTGGCGCTTCATTTTCACTTGCAATGATGTTCTTTACTCTTCGTACTCGTACGGCATTTGAAGCAGCTGATTTATCGGGCTTTGCACAATCATTAGGCTATTTATTAGCCGCAGTTGGCCCTATTTTATTTGGTTACCTACATGATTTATTTGGCGGTTGGAACATCGCTGGCTGTCTATTCGTTGTCGTTGCAGTATTACTATTCTTCTGCTCATTTAGAGCTTCTAGAAACGAATATATAAATTAA
- a CDS encoding nitric oxide synthase oxygenase has protein sequence MKLQEIQRFLTLYQMEQNESAQWLTNRLQQVENEGQYIPSTEELTFGARVAWRNSNKCIGRLFWQSLHVEDARDVLDEQGIFEKLLCHIQYATNGGKIRPTITVFASGRVKIWNHQLIRYAGYETEAGIVGDPHSVPFTKVCESLGWQGEGTAFDVLPLVIQVDDRQPQLFSIPREDVLEVVIRHPEHPQVEELALKWYAVPIISSMRFQMAGIDFQAAPFNGWYMGTEIGARNLADTDRYNMLPKIAEIFGLDTTKQASLWRDRSLVELNIAVLFSFKEDGVSIVDHHTAAQQFKLFEEAEQKAGRDLTGNWTWLIPPLSPATTHIFHKPYVNVYNTPNFFYQKPPY, from the coding sequence ATGAAACTACAAGAGATACAACGTTTTTTAACACTTTATCAAATGGAGCAAAATGAGTCTGCACAATGGCTAACAAATAGATTACAGCAAGTTGAAAATGAAGGACAATATATTCCTTCAACAGAGGAGCTTACTTTTGGTGCACGAGTAGCTTGGCGTAATAGTAATAAATGTATCGGGAGATTATTTTGGCAGTCACTTCATGTTGAGGATGCCCGTGATGTTTTAGATGAGCAAGGGATATTTGAGAAGTTGTTATGTCATATTCAATATGCGACAAATGGTGGTAAAATTCGGCCAACAATAACGGTATTTGCATCTGGTAGAGTAAAGATTTGGAATCATCAGTTGATCCGTTATGCAGGCTATGAGACGGAAGCTGGCATTGTTGGTGACCCACATTCTGTACCATTTACAAAAGTATGTGAATCGCTAGGCTGGCAGGGCGAGGGCACAGCATTTGATGTATTACCACTCGTTATCCAGGTGGATGACCGTCAACCACAATTGTTTTCAATACCACGTGAAGATGTACTAGAAGTTGTAATTCGCCATCCTGAGCACCCACAAGTGGAGGAACTAGCGTTGAAATGGTATGCGGTGCCGATTATTTCAAGCATGCGTTTTCAAATGGCTGGAATCGACTTTCAAGCGGCTCCTTTCAATGGTTGGTATATGGGGACAGAAATTGGGGCACGTAATTTAGCTGATACTGATCGTTATAATATGTTGCCGAAAATCGCTGAAATTTTTGGGCTCGATACGACTAAGCAAGCATCGCTTTGGCGTGATCGCTCATTAGTTGAATTAAATATTGCTGTACTGTTTTCCTTTAAAGAAGATGGTGTAAGTATAGTCGATCATCATACTGCTGCACAGCAATTTAAGTTATTTGAAGAAGCTGAGCAGAAGGCAGGTCGCGACTTAACAGGCAATTGGACTTGGTTGATTCCCCCATTATCACCTGCAACAACGCATATTTTCCATAAGCCTTATGTCAATGTTTATAATACACCGAATTTCTTTTATCAAAAACCGCCTTATTAA
- a CDS encoding SLC13 family permease, with the protein MFNVQLTLTFLILGMTIFAFMTNRVRADFVAIVSLLAFVIADILTPAEALAGFSNSVVLMIAGLFVVGAGILRTGLAAMAGQLLMKWSGNSELKLFVLLLIIVGSVGAFMSNTGTVALMMPIVVSIAISMKESPSKFLLPLSYVASLSGLMTLIASPPNLIVSQLLVDRGYQKLGFFEVTPIGIVGMIAGIIYLVLVRNILLPHDKNKTQTSTGYKLSPKKIVKQYDLNNRLFKMFVPEDSPIIGISLAELKLPAKYALCMMKIHRKSQDGINLLPMTYQEMAGPTSVIHALDELYVQGEENDIASLAADYGLVMQELTENEADELVTKHLGIAEVLLTPNSSFINETVSSLGFREKYNLNIIGINHRGGYKLQDMVTHKLKFGDAILVQGAWDEILVLARETQDVVVVGQPKEHASVAAATGKAGIAGAIMLIMIGLMAFEVFPAVISVMIGAVLMIITGCLRNMEDAYINMNFESIVLVAAMLPMATALEKTGGMVILSDGIIDALGSYGPYGVLIGIYILTVIFGQFISNTATAVLFAPIAMNAAIAMDANPTTFMIGVAVAASMAFATPIASPTNALVMTAGGYKFMDFVKIGVPLQVVMFIVMMLAVPFFFPF; encoded by the coding sequence ATGTTTAACGTGCAGCTTACATTAACATTTCTTATTTTAGGAATGACGATTTTTGCATTTATGACGAATCGAGTGCGTGCAGATTTTGTTGCTATTGTGTCACTCCTCGCATTTGTTATCGCTGATATTTTAACACCTGCAGAAGCTTTAGCGGGTTTTTCGAATTCAGTTGTTCTTATGATTGCGGGGCTTTTTGTTGTTGGCGCGGGTATATTGCGTACAGGCCTTGCAGCAATGGCTGGACAATTATTAATGAAATGGTCGGGGAATAGTGAGTTAAAGTTATTTGTATTGTTGCTCATTATTGTTGGTTCTGTAGGTGCCTTTATGAGCAATACAGGGACAGTTGCATTGATGATGCCTATAGTAGTTAGTATTGCAATTAGTATGAAAGAAAGTCCGTCGAAGTTTTTACTTCCTCTTTCGTATGTAGCTAGTCTCTCAGGGTTGATGACGTTAATTGCATCACCGCCAAATTTAATTGTCAGCCAACTCTTGGTTGATCGAGGCTATCAGAAGCTAGGTTTTTTTGAGGTGACACCTATTGGCATCGTTGGGATGATAGCGGGTATTATTTATTTAGTGCTCGTGCGCAATATATTGTTGCCGCATGACAAAAATAAAACACAAACTTCTACAGGCTATAAGCTTTCGCCTAAGAAAATTGTTAAACAATATGATTTAAACAATCGACTGTTTAAAATGTTTGTGCCTGAAGATTCTCCTATTATTGGCATATCATTAGCAGAGTTAAAGCTTCCTGCAAAATACGCGCTCTGTATGATGAAAATTCATCGTAAATCACAGGACGGTATTAATTTACTCCCTATGACTTATCAGGAAATGGCGGGACCAACAAGTGTTATCCATGCTCTAGATGAACTTTATGTACAAGGTGAGGAAAATGATATTGCTAGCTTGGCGGCAGATTATGGCTTAGTGATGCAGGAATTGACAGAGAATGAGGCGGATGAATTAGTAACGAAGCATTTAGGTATTGCGGAGGTACTCTTAACACCTAATTCTAGTTTTATTAACGAAACAGTCAGTTCACTTGGGTTTCGCGAAAAGTACAATCTCAATATTATTGGTATTAACCATAGAGGTGGCTATAAGCTACAAGATATGGTTACGCATAAGTTGAAATTCGGAGACGCCATTTTAGTACAAGGTGCATGGGACGAAATATTAGTACTTGCTAGAGAGACACAGGATGTTGTTGTTGTTGGTCAACCGAAGGAGCACGCGAGTGTTGCAGCAGCTACTGGTAAGGCGGGTATTGCGGGTGCAATTATGTTGATAATGATTGGATTGATGGCTTTTGAAGTATTCCCAGCCGTTATCTCTGTTATGATTGGAGCGGTTTTGATGATTATAACGGGCTGTTTGCGGAATATGGAGGATGCATATATCAATATGAATTTTGAAAGTATTGTGCTTGTCGCAGCGATGCTTCCAATGGCAACCGCATTAGAGAAAACAGGCGGAATGGTTATTTTATCAGATGGTATTATCGATGCTCTTGGTAGCTACGGCCCTTATGGGGTGCTGATAGGGATATATATATTAACAGTAATTTTTGGCCAATTTATTAGTAATACGGCAACGGCTGTGTTATTCGCGCCAATTGCTATGAATGCAGCGATTGCAATGGATGCAAATCCTACAACATTTATGATTGGTGTAGCCGTAGCAGCGAGTATGGCGTTTGCCACGCCAATAGCCTCCCCAACGAATGCGCTTGTAATGACGGCGGGTGGCTATAAATTTATGGATTTCGTAAAGATTGGCGTGCCGTTGCAAGTTGTTATGTTTATTGTGATGATGCTAGCAGTTCCATTCTTCTTTCCGTTTTAG
- the hutI gene encoding imidazolonepropionase — translation MTILIKNANEVITLKSEVQGPRIKEQMRAIAVIEDGSVLLQENRIVAVGSYEQLAIDFPHLVEEADVIDATGKIVMPGLVDCHTHLVHGGTREQEFNMRLNGSTYMEIMNAGGGIHATTKRTRETSFEALYEKTKQHLDVFLKHGVTTVEAKSGYGLDWETEKKQLEVAKKLQDTHAVDVISTFMGAHAVPRDFKGREDEFVDVVMHDMLPKVAQLKLAEFNDVFCEKGVFTPAQSRRILEAGKALGLTPKIHADEIEPYNGAELAAEVGAISAEHLLVASDEGIQSMAEAGTIAVLLPGTAFFLRAPFARGRLMIDEGVPVAISTDFNPGSSPTVSLPFIMNLACMHMGLTLEEVLTATTINAAYALNRGHEIGSLEAGKQGDVIILDVANYKQLQYFYGMNHTHTVIKKGQVVVRDGILL, via the coding sequence ATGACCATTTTGATTAAAAATGCGAATGAAGTCATTACGTTAAAAAGTGAGGTCCAAGGTCCTCGAATAAAAGAACAAATGAGAGCAATCGCTGTAATAGAAGATGGTAGTGTATTGTTACAAGAAAATCGTATAGTCGCTGTTGGGTCATATGAGCAGTTAGCAATCGATTTCCCACATTTAGTGGAGGAAGCTGATGTTATTGATGCAACTGGAAAGATTGTGATGCCTGGTTTAGTGGATTGTCATACACATTTAGTACATGGTGGTACACGTGAGCAGGAATTTAATATGCGACTTAACGGTTCCACATATATGGAGATTATGAATGCTGGAGGTGGCATTCATGCTACGACTAAGCGAACGCGAGAAACCAGTTTTGAAGCTTTATATGAAAAGACAAAGCAGCATTTAGATGTATTTTTAAAGCATGGAGTGACAACTGTTGAGGCAAAATCGGGCTACGGTCTGGATTGGGAAACAGAAAAGAAGCAATTGGAGGTAGCGAAAAAGCTACAAGACACACATGCTGTAGACGTAATCAGTACCTTTATGGGTGCGCATGCGGTGCCACGCGATTTTAAAGGTCGTGAAGATGAATTTGTCGATGTTGTTATGCATGATATGTTGCCGAAAGTAGCACAACTAAAGCTCGCGGAATTTAACGATGTATTTTGTGAAAAAGGCGTATTTACTCCAGCACAATCCCGACGTATTTTAGAGGCGGGCAAAGCGCTTGGACTGACACCGAAAATTCATGCGGATGAAATAGAGCCTTATAATGGAGCGGAACTAGCTGCAGAAGTGGGAGCTATCTCGGCTGAGCATTTACTAGTAGCCTCTGATGAAGGAATACAAAGTATGGCTGAAGCTGGTACGATTGCGGTGTTGCTGCCTGGAACAGCCTTTTTCTTACGTGCGCCATTTGCGAGAGGGCGTCTAATGATTGATGAAGGGGTACCTGTAGCAATATCAACAGACTTTAATCCAGGCTCATCACCGACCGTGAGTTTGCCGTTTATTATGAATTTAGCTTGTATGCATATGGGTTTGACACTAGAGGAAGTGTTAACTGCTACGACAATTAATGCTGCGTATGCACTTAATAGAGGGCATGAAATTGGTTCACTTGAAGCGGGGAAACAAGGTGACGTTATTATATTAGACGTTGCTAATTATAAGCAATTACAATATTTTTATGGCATGAATCATACACACACCGTTATTAAAAAAGGGCAAGTCGTTGTACGTGATGGCATTTTATTATAA
- the hutU gene encoding urocanate hydratase, with amino-acid sequence MKTPTTIRAPRGTTLSCKGWTQEAAMRMLMNNLDPEVAENPDELIVYGGIGKAARNWQSYEQIIASLKELENDETLLIQSGKPVAVFRTHEHAPRVLIANSNLVPAWSNWEHFYELEDRDLMMYGQMTAGSWIYIGAQGILQGTYLSFVEAGKKVFGTADLRGKFILTGGMGGMSGAQPLAGKMAGAVILVVEVERARIERKMKEGYCDYLVETVDEAIALVDKLRSQQEPASIGLVGNCADINRELLNRGVIPDFVTDQTSAHDPINGYVPNGMTFEEALELRKNDVKTYERKAKETMAEHVRTMLEFQQAGAEVFDYGNNIRAYAKEMGVTNAFDFPGFVPAYIRPLFCEGKGPFRWAALSGNPEDIYKTDALAKEMFAEDEGLVNWIDMAQKMVKWQGLPARICWLGYGDRHRFALKVNEMVANGELSAPIVFGRDHLDSGSVASPNRETEGMLDGSDAVSDWPILNALVNTASGASWVSVHHGGGVGMGYSQHAGQVLVADGSDLAAEKIARVLISDPGMGIVRHADAGYKIAIDTAKNKGVRMPMLKDDVK; translated from the coding sequence ATGAAAACACCAACAACGATTCGTGCACCGAGAGGAACAACGCTCTCTTGTAAGGGCTGGACACAAGAGGCGGCAATGCGCATGCTGATGAATAATCTCGACCCTGAAGTTGCGGAAAATCCTGACGAGCTTATCGTATATGGAGGTATTGGGAAAGCGGCTCGGAACTGGCAAAGCTACGAGCAAATCATCGCCTCTTTAAAAGAATTAGAGAATGATGAAACACTTCTTATTCAATCAGGAAAGCCAGTAGCTGTCTTCCGTACACATGAACATGCACCACGTGTCTTAATAGCCAACTCTAACTTAGTACCAGCATGGTCGAATTGGGAACACTTCTACGAGTTAGAGGACCGCGATTTAATGATGTATGGTCAGATGACGGCTGGTAGCTGGATTTATATTGGTGCTCAAGGGATTTTACAAGGAACATATTTATCTTTTGTAGAGGCTGGGAAGAAAGTGTTTGGTACCGCAGATTTACGCGGTAAATTCATTCTAACTGGCGGTATGGGTGGCATGAGTGGTGCGCAGCCTTTAGCTGGAAAAATGGCTGGTGCAGTCATTTTAGTAGTAGAGGTGGAGCGTGCACGTATTGAACGCAAAATGAAAGAGGGCTACTGTGATTATCTTGTTGAGACAGTAGATGAGGCAATTGCATTAGTCGATAAATTGCGCAGTCAACAAGAGCCAGCGTCTATTGGTCTTGTCGGCAATTGTGCGGATATTAATCGAGAGCTACTAAATCGAGGGGTAATTCCAGACTTTGTGACAGACCAAACATCTGCACATGATCCGATTAATGGCTATGTACCGAATGGGATGACTTTTGAAGAAGCGCTGGAATTACGTAAAAATGATGTGAAAACATATGAGCGAAAGGCGAAGGAAACGATGGCAGAGCATGTTCGTACGATGCTTGAATTTCAACAGGCGGGTGCGGAAGTATTTGATTATGGTAATAACATTCGAGCTTATGCGAAAGAGATGGGTGTCACGAATGCCTTTGACTTCCCAGGCTTTGTGCCAGCATATATTCGTCCTTTGTTCTGTGAGGGTAAAGGGCCATTCCGTTGGGCAGCCCTTTCTGGAAATCCAGAAGATATTTATAAAACAGATGCTTTAGCAAAAGAAATGTTTGCAGAAGATGAAGGGCTTGTCAATTGGATTGATATGGCGCAAAAAATGGTGAAATGGCAAGGGCTTCCTGCGCGTATATGCTGGTTAGGCTATGGGGATCGTCATCGTTTTGCGTTGAAGGTTAATGAAATGGTGGCAAATGGTGAGTTGTCTGCTCCAATTGTTTTTGGTCGAGACCATTTAGATTCTGGCTCTGTGGCATCGCCAAATCGTGAAACAGAAGGAATGCTTGATGGCTCAGACGCTGTATCCGATTGGCCGATATTAAACGCACTTGTCAATACGGCGAGTGGGGCGAGCTGGGTAAGTGTCCATCATGGCGGAGGTGTAGGAATGGGGTATTCTCAGCACGCAGGTCAAGTACTTGTGGCGGATGGCTCCGATCTAGCAGCTGAGAAAATTGCACGCGTGTTAATTTCCGACCCTGGAATGGGTATTGTGCGTCATGCTGATGCAGGCTATAAAATTGCTATTGATACGGCAAAGAACAAAGGTGTCCGTATGCCAATGTTAAAGGATGATGTGAAATGA
- the hutH gene encoding histidine ammonia-lyase yields MQKIIELDGNTLTRQQVEEIVRGQAMVALCAESTKRVQLSRERIEKRLAEGQVIYGVNTGFGKLSNIQIEESDIELLQLNLLRSDATGVGEPLPTEVVRAMMVLRANALARGFSGIRQETLQLLLDCINKGVHPIVPSQGSVGASGDLAPLSHLALVLVGEGKAEFNGELMAGGVALQNAGLTAVRLQAKEGLALVNGTQAMTGIGALTLNEAERIGLAADMAASLSLEALKGITNAFDPALLAVRPHPELELVGGRIRKWLDGSKRVTKQGEVRMQDAYSLRCIPQVHGASWQSFFYAEQRVQTEMNATTDNPIVLENGEVVSGGHFHGQPIALAMDFLKVGVSEWANISERRTERMVNPQLNDGLPPFLATNPGIECGLMIAQYTAASIVSENKVLAHPSSVDSIPTSGNQEDHVSMGTTSARQVRQIVHNAARVIAIEMICASQAIHLDKAEEQLSPTTRAYLEKVRQFCPPLLADQPIGDEIEALAKYLLASDDLVVLAK; encoded by the coding sequence ATGCAAAAAATCATCGAACTTGATGGCAATACGTTAACGAGGCAACAAGTTGAGGAAATCGTGAGAGGTCAGGCAATGGTTGCGTTATGTGCTGAAAGTACGAAACGTGTTCAATTAAGCAGGGAACGGATTGAAAAGCGTTTAGCTGAAGGGCAAGTAATCTATGGCGTCAATACGGGGTTTGGCAAACTAAGTAATATACAAATTGAAGAATCAGATATTGAGTTATTACAGTTGAATTTATTGCGCTCAGATGCAACGGGTGTTGGGGAACCACTTCCGACTGAGGTTGTGCGTGCCATGATGGTTTTACGTGCAAATGCATTAGCGCGTGGTTTTTCAGGTATTCGCCAAGAAACGCTACAGCTATTACTAGACTGCATCAATAAAGGCGTACACCCTATCGTGCCGTCACAAGGCTCGGTTGGAGCAAGTGGAGATTTAGCGCCGCTATCACATTTAGCACTAGTGCTTGTAGGTGAAGGAAAAGCCGAGTTTAACGGGGAGCTGATGGCGGGTGGTGTCGCGTTACAAAATGCTGGTTTAACAGCTGTAAGACTACAAGCGAAGGAAGGTTTAGCACTTGTAAACGGTACGCAAGCAATGACAGGAATTGGTGCCTTGACATTGAATGAAGCAGAGCGTATTGGGCTTGCGGCAGATATGGCAGCGAGTCTGTCGTTAGAGGCATTAAAAGGTATTACGAATGCATTTGATCCTGCGCTTTTAGCTGTAAGACCACACCCAGAATTAGAACTTGTAGGTGGGCGTATTCGGAAATGGCTTGATGGTAGTAAACGAGTGACGAAGCAGGGAGAAGTTCGGATGCAGGATGCGTATTCACTTCGATGTATTCCTCAAGTACATGGTGCTTCTTGGCAATCGTTTTTCTATGCTGAGCAGCGCGTACAAACAGAAATGAATGCTACAACAGACAATCCTATCGTTTTAGAAAATGGAGAAGTTGTATCGGGAGGTCATTTCCATGGCCAGCCAATAGCGTTAGCGATGGACTTTTTAAAAGTAGGGGTTAGTGAATGGGCTAATATTTCAGAACGACGCACAGAGCGTATGGTTAATCCGCAACTTAATGATGGTTTACCACCGTTTTTAGCAACGAATCCTGGCATTGAATGTGGACTTATGATTGCACAATATACAGCGGCCTCTATTGTATCTGAAAATAAGGTGCTAGCTCATCCTTCAAGCGTGGATTCTATTCCAACTTCGGGGAATCAGGAAGATCATGTCAGTATGGGAACGACATCCGCTCGACAAGTGCGACAAATTGTTCACAATGCTGCACGGGTGATTGCAATAGAAATGATTTGTGCTTCACAAGCTATTCATTTAGACAAGGCAGAAGAGCAATTATCACCAACAACAAGAGCGTATTTAGAAAAAGTGCGTCAATTCTGTCCGCCTTTATTAGCAGATCAACCTATCGGCGATGAGATTGAAGCGTTAGCGAAGTACTTATTGGCAAGTGACGATTTAGTTGTGTTAGCAAAATAA
- a CDS encoding helix-turn-helix domain-containing protein, which yields MRLLLIDRDLTELSGIRWFLHTYLPGDLSIEMCSTISEATQSIQQFAPEVILLNIDLLPNNRLTALYGLLQKHPGKILAITTEPLFKNALKAIDLQVAHLFVKPIDLEVLKQKLTAISLHTPHIQKASLDAKDESFYYQLFLESTSSTLSTNIQFTMIEPEHLETLNKLYIWLQQTPIYYQMSIYPLSDSIICLFQTSDLKIIEKDIRTLLKEWQMTNNGSLNIGIYDGTPTSLKEMYALTKRALLQSFYEGFGHIFYATKQYQTQPLDPLLTPEEQQLLIKSLEEGNIEAVKAFLYRLSNGSIYYEQDDLRIHLTSVLAQIRRFMLKYKLHEKAAIEQNYRQLFHLIIEHPIFYTILNGIILFTQRLIDLAREARMEKKADYVELALDIIDHQYHYSELSLPFIAKKLGISPNYLSTIFAKKQGQPFKRYLQQVRIQNSTKMLMETDFAISEIALLNGFDDPNYFSKLFKQLIGTTPNRYRKGWKI from the coding sequence ATGCGACTGTTATTAATTGATCGAGATCTAACTGAACTGTCAGGTATAAGATGGTTTTTACATACATACTTACCTGGAGATTTATCAATTGAGATGTGCAGTACTATTTCTGAGGCCACTCAAAGCATTCAACAATTTGCACCAGAGGTCATCTTATTAAATATTGATTTACTTCCTAATAATCGTTTAACAGCACTTTATGGACTTTTACAAAAGCATCCTGGCAAAATACTTGCGATAACGACAGAACCATTATTTAAAAACGCGTTAAAAGCAATAGATTTACAGGTGGCACACCTCTTTGTAAAACCCATTGATTTAGAAGTGTTGAAGCAAAAGCTCACTGCTATTTCTCTTCATACACCTCACATTCAAAAGGCTAGTCTTGATGCTAAAGACGAATCTTTTTACTATCAATTATTTTTAGAAAGCACATCAAGCACTTTATCAACAAATATTCAGTTTACGATGATTGAACCTGAGCATTTAGAAACGTTAAATAAATTGTACATATGGCTCCAACAAACACCTATTTATTATCAAATGAGCATTTATCCATTGTCAGATTCAATTATCTGCTTGTTTCAAACAAGCGATTTAAAAATTATTGAAAAGGATATTCGAACATTATTAAAAGAATGGCAAATGACTAATAACGGATCTTTAAATATAGGGATTTATGATGGTACACCAACATCTTTAAAAGAAATGTATGCCTTAACAAAACGCGCCCTTCTTCAAAGCTTTTACGAAGGCTTTGGGCATATTTTTTATGCAACGAAACAATATCAAACACAGCCCTTAGATCCTTTACTCACACCAGAGGAACAGCAGCTACTTATTAAGAGTTTAGAGGAAGGAAATATCGAGGCAGTAAAAGCATTTTTATATCGATTATCAAACGGAAGCATCTACTACGAGCAAGATGATTTGCGCATTCACCTAACAAGTGTATTAGCACAAATCCGCCGCTTTATGTTGAAATATAAACTTCATGAGAAAGCTGCTATTGAACAAAACTATCGGCAGCTTTTTCATTTAATTATTGAACATCCGATATTCTATACAATTCTCAATGGCATAATTTTATTCACACAAAGACTTATTGACTTGGCACGAGAAGCTCGAATGGAGAAAAAAGCAGACTATGTAGAGTTAGCTTTAGATATAATCGACCATCAATATCATTACAGCGAATTATCCTTACCTTTTATCGCGAAAAAGTTAGGTATTAGCCCAAATTATTTAAGTACTATATTTGCAAAGAAGCAAGGCCAACCATTTAAACGCTATTTACAACAGGTTCGTATACAAAATTCGACTAAAATGCTTATGGAAACGGATTTTGCTATTAGTGAAATTGCACTTTTAAACGGCTTTGATGATCCAAATTATTTTAGTAAATTATTTAAACAACTAATCGGAACTACACCTAATCGCTATCGCAAAGGTTGGAAAATCTAA